A region from the Lysobacter sp. BMK333-48F3 genome encodes:
- a CDS encoding MarR family transcriptional regulator encodes MSLSPLQERFILHWGEMGSRWGVNRTVAQIHALLFLSERAITADEICETLNLARSNVSTSLRELQSWNLARVVHVLGDRRDHFETYKDVWDIFRAVVQERRRREIEPTLTMLRTAVLDGDNAAVPPDQSDPRDRATLARMREVLEFMETGTSWIDEMNRLDPKTLIKLLKMGARIQQFVRGAAKPLPEPQAQGGGVLFADEDEAAAAQAQAVPPRERPS; translated from the coding sequence ATGTCCCTCAGCCCGCTGCAAGAACGCTTCATCCTCCACTGGGGCGAGATGGGCAGCCGCTGGGGCGTCAATCGCACCGTGGCCCAGATCCACGCCCTGCTGTTCCTGTCCGAGCGCGCGATCACCGCCGACGAGATCTGCGAGACCCTCAACCTGGCGCGCTCCAACGTCAGCACCAGCCTGCGCGAGCTGCAGTCCTGGAACCTGGCGCGGGTGGTGCACGTGCTCGGCGACCGCCGCGACCACTTCGAAACCTACAAGGACGTCTGGGACATCTTCCGCGCCGTGGTGCAGGAGCGGCGCCGGCGCGAGATCGAGCCGACCCTGACCATGCTGCGCACCGCCGTGCTCGACGGCGACAACGCCGCGGTGCCGCCCGACCAGAGCGACCCGCGCGATCGGGCCACCCTGGCGCGGATGCGCGAAGTGCTGGAGTTCATGGAGACCGGCACCAGTTGGATCGACGAGATGAACCGGCTCGATCCCAAGACCCTGATCAAGCTGCTGAAGATGGGCGCGCGCATCCAGCAGTTCGTGCGCGGCGCGGCCAAGCCGCTGCCCGAACCGCAGGCGCAGGGCGGCGGCGTGCTGTTCGCCGACGAAGACGAGGCCGCCGCGGCGCAGGCCCAGGCCGTGCCGCCGCGCGAGCGTCCGTCCTGA
- a CDS encoding DUF393 domain-containing protein codes for MSKDPIRDAVEPVVALYDRACPLCRTEMHRLKARDRRDRLRLVDIAAADFDPAAWGFELEALRNALHVRGADGQWRIGVPGIAEAYRAVGLGWLTWPLRVPGAGRAAARAYRWIAPNRHRVSRWLGYREAGTEPAPRCDDGHCPVHY; via the coding sequence ATGAGCAAGGATCCGATCCGCGACGCCGTCGAACCCGTGGTCGCCCTGTACGACCGCGCCTGCCCGCTGTGCCGCACCGAAATGCACCGGCTCAAGGCGCGCGACCGCCGCGACCGGCTGCGCCTGGTCGATATCGCCGCGGCCGACTTCGACCCCGCCGCCTGGGGCTTCGAACTGGAAGCGCTGCGCAACGCCCTGCACGTGCGCGGCGCCGACGGCCAGTGGCGGATCGGCGTGCCCGGCATCGCCGAGGCCTATCGCGCGGTCGGCCTGGGCTGGCTGACCTGGCCGTTGCGCGTGCCCGGCGCCGGCCGCGCCGCCGCGCGCGCCTATCGCTGGATCGCGCCGAACCGGCATCGCGTCTCGCGCTGGCTCGGCTATCGCGAAGCCGGCACCGAGCCGGCCCCGCGCTGCGACGACGGCCATTGCCCGGTGCATTACTGA
- a CDS encoding TIGR01777 family oxidoreductase, producing the protein MDLHTLFLSLLLLQIAMGALDTVAHHELMEKLANRRSAALELRLHAARGLVYGLLFLVFAWLRPQGLWLAAVWALVLVEVGITLWDFVVEDATRLLPNSERVLHTILAVNGGAMFAVYALATRGDWGLPSALTPVAHGWMSWALSAAALGIGLSALRDGLAARANAAEPPPRPLLGEHPQQHFLVSGGTGFIGTALIEGLLAGGHRITVLSRDPRRAALRFGGRARCIADTAELRDDEAVDVVVNLAGAPVVGRRWSAARKRALLASRVGTTRALRAWCERAQRRPALWLQASAIGIYGAQARSGPERRAPEAVADDFASELCVAWERAAAPIAEQGMRMATLRLGLVLHRSGGILPMLSLSAALGCAATLGSGRQWFAWIHLDDVLAFVEDAVRHPGVRGAYNLVAPSGCTQAEFARALARAHRRPAWLRVPAWPLRAALGEMATMLLDGPQVEPQRLLDQRHRFVHAGLDSALAVHAPAPHLDHEGGEHPGEFHGTVEHGPAGAGRLR; encoded by the coding sequence ATGGACCTGCACACTCTGTTTCTGAGTCTGTTGCTGCTGCAGATCGCGATGGGCGCGCTGGACACCGTCGCCCATCACGAGCTGATGGAAAAACTCGCCAACCGGCGCAGCGCCGCGCTGGAACTGCGACTGCATGCGGCGCGCGGCCTGGTCTACGGCCTGCTGTTCCTGGTGTTCGCCTGGCTGCGGCCGCAAGGGCTGTGGCTGGCGGCGGTGTGGGCGCTGGTGCTGGTCGAGGTCGGCATCACCCTGTGGGACTTCGTGGTCGAGGACGCGACCCGCTTGCTGCCCAACAGCGAACGCGTGCTGCACACCATCCTGGCCGTCAACGGCGGGGCGATGTTCGCGGTCTACGCGCTGGCCACGCGCGGCGACTGGGGCTTGCCGAGCGCGCTGACGCCGGTCGCGCACGGCTGGATGTCCTGGGCCTTGAGCGCGGCGGCGCTCGGCATCGGCCTGAGCGCGCTGCGCGACGGCCTGGCCGCGCGCGCCAACGCGGCCGAACCGCCGCCGCGGCCGTTGCTGGGCGAGCATCCGCAGCAGCATTTCCTGGTCAGCGGCGGCACCGGCTTCATCGGCACCGCGCTGATCGAAGGCCTGCTCGCCGGCGGCCACCGCATCACCGTGCTCAGCCGCGATCCGCGCCGCGCCGCCTTGCGTTTCGGCGGCCGCGCGCGCTGCATCGCCGACACCGCCGAACTGCGCGACGACGAGGCCGTCGACGTGGTGGTCAACCTGGCCGGCGCGCCGGTGGTCGGCCGGCGCTGGAGCGCTGCGCGCAAGCGCGCCTTGCTCGCCAGTCGGGTCGGCACGACGCGTGCGTTGCGCGCCTGGTGCGAGCGCGCGCAGCGCCGGCCGGCCTTGTGGCTGCAGGCCAGCGCGATCGGCATTTACGGCGCACAGGCGCGCAGCGGCCCGGAGCGGCGTGCGCCCGAAGCCGTCGCAGACGATTTCGCCAGCGAACTGTGCGTGGCCTGGGAGCGCGCCGCTGCGCCGATCGCCGAGCAGGGCATGCGCATGGCGACGCTGCGCCTGGGCCTGGTCCTGCACCGCAGCGGCGGGATCCTGCCGATGCTGTCGCTGAGCGCGGCGCTGGGTTGCGCGGCCACGCTCGGCAGCGGCCGGCAGTGGTTCGCCTGGATCCATCTCGACGACGTGCTGGCCTTCGTCGAGGACGCGGTGCGCCACCCCGGCGTGCGCGGCGCCTACAACCTGGTCGCGCCGAGCGGCTGCACCCAGGCCGAGTTCGCCCGCGCCCTGGCGCGCGCGCATCGCCGCCCGGCCTGGCTGCGCGTGCCGGCCTGGCCGCTGCGCGCCGCGCTCGGCGAGATGGCGACCATGCTGCTCGACGGCCCGCAGGTCGAACCGCAGCGCCTGCTCGATCAGCGCCATCGCTTCGTACACGCCGGCCTGGACAGCGCGCTCGCCGTCCACGCGCCCGCACCGCATCTCGATCATGAGGGTGGAGAACACCCGGGGGAGTTCCATGGAACGGTCGAACATGGCCCGGCTGGCGCCGGCCGCCTGCGTTGA
- a CDS encoding DUF4166 domain-containing protein, whose protein sequence is MARLAPAACVEPALAGSDRERTPAPAAPPAAHDLAALLRAALGPRWALLHPHIRARFALAPEEGQAEYFGTMHQVRCTRLGGLFARLIRYARVLPHHNAEQVPFRFDVQPLREGLGWLKTRTYHFADEVFSFRSRMSLGRDGELLERFGGGLGMRVRLEVLPNRLVFVDDGYFLHWRGWRLPLPRPLWPGRFVLVHRDLDATRFEVSIDVAHPWFGPLFHQDGTFERMESARG, encoded by the coding sequence ATGGCCCGGCTGGCGCCGGCCGCCTGCGTTGAACCGGCGCTCGCCGGCAGCGATCGCGAACGCACGCCGGCGCCCGCCGCGCCGCCCGCCGCGCACGATCTGGCCGCGCTGCTGCGCGCCGCGCTGGGCCCGCGCTGGGCGCTGCTGCATCCGCATATCCGCGCGCGTTTCGCCCTGGCGCCGGAGGAGGGCCAGGCCGAGTATTTCGGCACCATGCACCAGGTGCGCTGCACCCGCTTAGGCGGCCTGTTCGCGCGCTTGATCCGCTACGCGCGGGTGCTGCCGCACCACAACGCCGAACAGGTGCCGTTCCGCTTCGACGTGCAGCCTCTGCGCGAGGGCCTGGGCTGGCTGAAGACCCGCACCTACCACTTCGCCGACGAAGTGTTCAGCTTCCGCTCGCGCATGAGCCTGGGCCGCGACGGCGAGTTGCTGGAGCGGTTCGGCGGCGGCCTGGGCATGCGGGTGCGGCTGGAAGTGCTGCCGAACCGGCTGGTGTTCGTCGACGACGGCTATTTCCTGCACTGGCGAGGCTGGCGCCTGCCGCTGCCGCGTCCGCTTTGGCCGGGCCGCTTCGTTCTCGTGCATAGGGATCTGGATGCGACGCGCTTCGAAGTCAGCATCGACGTCGCGCATCCGTGGTTCGGGCCCTTGTTCCACCAGGACGGAACGTTCGAGCGCATGGAGAGCGCGCGGGGCTGA
- a CDS encoding RES family NAD+ phosphorylase has translation MRLWRIATETRAYRADDLSGAGAAKYPGRWNDDGQRVLYTATSLALAALETAAYVDAHGLPLNRHVVSIEVPAAVWKARVQFTPHDLPGGWDAVPAGQASVRVGAQWLSSQASAILLVPSVIVPEEYNALINPEHRDAKKLRATAGRRFHYNVLFRAP, from the coding sequence ATGAGACTCTGGCGCATCGCTACCGAAACCCGCGCTTACCGCGCCGACGATCTGAGCGGCGCGGGCGCGGCCAAGTACCCGGGCCGCTGGAACGACGACGGCCAGCGCGTGCTCTACACCGCGACCTCGCTGGCCCTGGCCGCGCTGGAAACCGCCGCTTATGTCGACGCACACGGTCTGCCCCTGAACCGGCACGTGGTCTCGATCGAGGTGCCGGCCGCGGTGTGGAAGGCGCGCGTGCAGTTCACGCCGCACGACTTGCCCGGCGGCTGGGACGCGGTGCCCGCCGGCCAGGCCAGCGTGCGCGTCGGCGCGCAATGGCTGAGCAGCCAGGCCTCGGCGATTTTGCTGGTGCCGTCGGTGATCGTGCCGGAGGAATACAACGCGCTGATCAATCCCGAGCACCGCGACGCGAAGAAGCTGCGCGCGACCGCGGGGCGGCGGTTCCATTACAACGTGTTGTTCCGCGCGCCGTAG
- a CDS encoding antitoxin Xre/MbcA/ParS toxin-binding domain-containing protein yields MTKAAKKPSPAKPPLKSLERGKTTLRESPLNLRDAPYPARKRAPSLKDPVPDIGPATLKGYVSYLRTATPLQRVAVEREGVPAQVIKDMAASMELPAVRMFNILGIAKATAENKAAQQARIAGAGGQAALGLLRLMVIAQSIVDASVSAQAGEFDLARWLGRWIEQPQPALGGRRPADLLDTPSGFDVVARLLGSLESGAYQ; encoded by the coding sequence ATGACCAAAGCCGCCAAGAAGCCCTCGCCGGCCAAGCCGCCGCTCAAGTCCCTGGAACGGGGCAAGACCACGCTACGCGAGAGCCCGCTCAATCTGCGCGACGCGCCCTACCCGGCGCGCAAGCGCGCGCCTTCGCTGAAGGACCCGGTGCCCGACATCGGCCCGGCGACGCTGAAGGGCTACGTCAGCTATCTGCGCACGGCCACGCCGCTGCAGCGGGTCGCGGTCGAGCGCGAAGGCGTGCCGGCGCAGGTGATCAAGGACATGGCCGCGAGCATGGAATTGCCGGCGGTGCGGATGTTCAACATCCTCGGCATCGCCAAGGCCACCGCGGAGAACAAGGCCGCGCAGCAGGCGCGCATCGCCGGCGCCGGCGGCCAGGCCGCGCTGGGGCTGTTGCGGTTGATGGTGATCGCCCAGTCGATCGTCGACGCCAGCGTGTCGGCGCAGGCCGGCGAGTTCGACCTGGCGCGCTGGCTGGGGCGCTGGATCGAGCAACCGCAGCCGGCCCTGGGCGGCCGTCGTCCGGCCGATCTGCTGGACACGCCCAGCGGTTTCGACGTGGTCGCGCGCCTGCTCGGCTCGCTCGAAAGCGGCGCCTACCAGTGA
- a CDS encoding GNAT family N-acetyltransferase, with translation MTETPVLRISTDPAEIDLGRVHDFLSNRSGWAQGIPRATLERAIAHSLCFSGLIGTEQVAFARVVSDRATFANLVDVFVLPQHRGHGYGKVLVQAVLAHPQLQGLRRFTLATADAHGLYAQFGFAAPSRPHTLMERYAPDIYRAG, from the coding sequence ATGACCGAAACGCCCGTTCTGCGGATCAGCACCGATCCGGCCGAGATCGACCTCGGCCGCGTCCACGATTTCCTGTCCAACCGAAGCGGCTGGGCGCAAGGCATCCCGCGCGCGACGCTGGAACGCGCGATCGCCCATTCGCTTTGTTTCTCCGGCCTGATCGGCACCGAGCAAGTCGCGTTCGCGCGGGTGGTGTCCGACCGCGCCACCTTCGCCAACCTGGTCGACGTGTTCGTATTGCCGCAACACCGCGGCCACGGTTACGGCAAGGTCCTGGTGCAGGCGGTGCTGGCGCACCCGCAACTGCAGGGCCTGCGCCGTTTCACCTTGGCCACCGCCGATGCGCACGGCCTGTACGCCCAGTTCGGCTTCGCCGCGCCGAGCCGTCCGCACACGCTGATGGAGCGCTATGCGCCGGACATCTACCGGGCCGGCTGA
- a CDS encoding GNAT family N-acetyltransferase, with protein MNANISLREVTADNWVQVICLEITREQEDYVALNSESIAASKFHQHYVNRAIYLDEEPVGFLQYYPNLRNGRPDEIFIDQLMVDASRQGQGIGTRAVALALDEIRRRDDCGAISVCYVEGHDIMRPFFERFGFRVVEQDEFDETIMRLELER; from the coding sequence ATGAACGCAAACATCAGCCTGCGCGAGGTCACCGCCGACAACTGGGTGCAGGTGATCTGCCTGGAGATCACCCGCGAGCAGGAGGATTACGTCGCGCTGAATTCCGAGTCGATCGCCGCGTCGAAGTTCCACCAGCATTACGTCAACCGCGCGATCTACCTCGACGAGGAGCCGGTCGGCTTCCTCCAGTACTATCCCAATCTGCGCAATGGCCGGCCGGACGAGATCTTCATCGACCAGTTGATGGTCGACGCGAGCCGCCAGGGCCAGGGCATCGGCACCCGCGCCGTCGCCTTGGCGCTGGATGAAATCCGCCGGCGCGACGACTGCGGCGCGATCTCGGTCTGCTACGTCGAAGGACACGACATCATGCGTCCGTTCTTCGAACGCTTCGGCTTCCGGGTGGTCGAGCAGGACGAGTTCGACGAAACCATCATGCGCTTGGAACTGGAGCGATAA
- a CDS encoding helix-turn-helix domain-containing protein encodes MTNAPHQEFANRLHQALDFSGFAKGRARTGALSAYYDVSRETARKWLVGLALPELERMLQIAVQQHVSFEWLATGRGTIEGKSLSVRENAAKYSDPDELRLMGLMRKLSRKKRRALIELLDGN; translated from the coding sequence ATGACCAACGCGCCCCACCAAGAATTCGCCAACCGCCTGCACCAGGCCCTGGATTTTTCCGGATTCGCCAAGGGCCGGGCCCGCACCGGCGCCCTCTCCGCCTACTACGACGTCAGCCGCGAGACCGCCCGCAAATGGCTGGTCGGCCTGGCCCTGCCCGAACTCGAGCGCATGCTGCAGATCGCCGTGCAGCAGCATGTCAGCTTCGAATGGCTGGCCACCGGCCGCGGCACGATCGAAGGCAAATCGCTGTCGGTGCGCGAGAACGCCGCCAAGTACAGCGACCCCGACGAACTGCGCCTGATGGGCCTGATGCGCAAGCTCTCGCGCAAGAAGCGCCGCGCCCTGATCGAGCTGCTGGACGGCAACTGA
- a CDS encoding CHASE domain-containing protein — MTTSDPAEHAPSASGDDDAELSGLMPRRGYLLALGVLIGSLILVFTAWRIARDRELRSAQAEFVGRTVQVTELIQQRLVNYELVARGGVSLFASVQRPTAEQWRAYVDGMNMQRRFPATLGLGFAGYVPQRLLVQLQSEWRDAGYGLLTVRPQGMREVYAPILFLEPSTQANAAAVGYDVYSEAVRREAMAAAMDTGQARLSGKIHLIQDGPQAQASGLLLTLPVYLGGGRPQSPSLRRAEMQGWVYVPFRMERFVQTTLGGSHDDMLFRIYDRSGGRDTLLYEAPGMKGQAAAFVHRVSFDIYGRSWRIDYQSAPVEQAVPRLNALRNMFALGLFSSLLLYGIALMLARTESRARNIAVRMTEDFRRSEARFRSAMQYSAIGKALLDSEGRIVDANPSLAGIVGTGIEPLRGRRFEDLLERDDGDGAEEGDGRTDEDGVHRATRRLHREHGVARQVQLTYSPVPGNVGQDITGLVQVEDVTERLRAEARVHALNRTLEARVALRTRELSQANQELEAFAYSVSHDLRAPLRAIDGFSRILGEKYAGQLDAAGRDYLGRVRKAASRMGDLIDALLKMSRLSRGELKHESVDLSRVAAELIEELRLAEPQRAVEVRIDPGMRVIGDTSLLRNLLGNLLGNAWKFSRDRDPAQIAFGLRELPGGGREFFLSDNGTGFPQAYVDKLFRPFQRLHNVEDFAGHGIGLASVKRIVERHGGTIRAEGREGEGATFYFTLPLETARGE; from the coding sequence ATGACGACGAGCGATCCGGCCGAGCACGCCCCTTCGGCGTCCGGCGACGACGATGCCGAGCTGAGCGGGCTGATGCCGCGGCGCGGCTACCTGTTGGCGCTGGGCGTGTTGATCGGTTCGCTGATCCTGGTGTTCACCGCCTGGCGCATCGCCCGCGACCGCGAGTTGCGTTCGGCCCAGGCCGAGTTCGTCGGCCGCACCGTGCAGGTCACCGAGCTGATCCAGCAGCGCCTGGTCAATTACGAACTGGTCGCGCGCGGCGGCGTGTCGTTGTTCGCGTCGGTGCAGCGGCCGACCGCCGAGCAGTGGCGCGCCTACGTCGACGGCATGAACATGCAGCGCCGGTTTCCGGCGACGCTGGGGCTGGGCTTCGCCGGTTACGTGCCGCAACGGCTGTTGGTGCAGTTGCAGAGCGAATGGCGCGACGCCGGCTACGGCCTGCTGACGGTGCGTCCGCAGGGCATGCGTGAGGTGTACGCGCCGATCCTGTTCCTGGAGCCCAGCACCCAGGCCAATGCCGCCGCGGTCGGCTACGACGTCTATTCCGAAGCGGTCCGGCGCGAGGCCATGGCCGCGGCGATGGACACCGGCCAGGCGCGGCTGTCGGGCAAGATCCACCTGATCCAGGACGGCCCGCAGGCGCAGGCGAGCGGGCTGCTGCTGACCCTGCCGGTGTATCTGGGCGGCGGCCGGCCGCAGTCGCCGTCGCTGCGCCGGGCCGAGATGCAGGGCTGGGTCTACGTGCCGTTCCGGATGGAGCGCTTCGTCCAGACCACGCTCGGCGGCAGCCACGACGACATGCTGTTCCGGATCTACGACCGCAGCGGCGGACGCGACACGTTGTTGTACGAGGCGCCGGGCATGAAGGGCCAGGCCGCGGCGTTCGTGCATCGGGTCAGCTTCGACATCTACGGCCGCAGTTGGCGGATCGACTACCAGTCCGCGCCGGTGGAGCAGGCGGTGCCGCGCTTGAACGCGCTGCGCAACATGTTCGCGCTGGGGCTGTTCTCTTCGTTGCTGCTGTACGGCATCGCCTTGATGCTGGCGCGCACCGAGTCGCGCGCGCGCAACATCGCCGTGCGCATGACCGAGGACTTCCGCCGCAGCGAGGCGCGTTTCCGCAGCGCCATGCAGTACTCGGCGATCGGCAAGGCGCTGCTCGACAGCGAGGGCCGCATCGTCGACGCCAACCCCTCGCTGGCCGGGATCGTCGGCACCGGCATCGAGCCCTTGCGCGGGCGGCGTTTCGAGGACCTGCTGGAGCGCGACGACGGCGACGGCGCGGAGGAGGGCGACGGCCGCACCGACGAGGACGGCGTGCACCGCGCCACCCGGCGCCTGCATCGCGAGCACGGCGTCGCCCGCCAGGTGCAGCTGACCTATTCGCCGGTGCCGGGCAACGTCGGCCAGGACATCACCGGCCTGGTCCAGGTCGAAGACGTCACCGAGCGCCTGCGCGCCGAGGCGCGGGTGCACGCGCTCAACCGCACCCTGGAGGCGCGCGTGGCCCTGCGCACGCGCGAGCTCAGCCAGGCCAATCAGGAACTGGAGGCCTTCGCCTACAGCGTCTCGCACGACCTGCGCGCGCCGCTGCGGGCGATCGACGGCTTCAGCCGCATCCTCGGCGAGAAATACGCCGGCCAACTCGACGCGGCCGGCCGCGACTACCTGGGCCGGGTGCGCAAGGCGGCCTCGCGCATGGGCGACCTGATCGACGCGCTGCTGAAGATGTCGCGCCTGTCGCGCGGCGAACTCAAGCACGAGAGCGTGGACCTGAGCCGGGTCGCGGCGGAGCTGATCGAAGAGCTGCGCCTGGCCGAACCGCAGCGTGCGGTCGAGGTGCGGATCGACCCGGGCATGCGGGTCATCGGCGACACCTCGCTGCTGCGCAACCTGCTCGGCAACCTGCTCGGCAACGCCTGGAAGTTCAGCCGCGACCGCGATCCGGCGCAGATCGCCTTCGGCCTGCGCGAGCTGCCCGGCGGCGGGCGCGAGTTCTTCCTCAGCGACAACGGCACCGGCTTCCCGCAGGCCTATGTCGACAAGCTGTTCCGGCCGTTCCAGCGCCTGCACAACGTCGAGGATTTCGCCGGCCACGGCATCGGCCTGGCCTCGGTCAAGCGCATCGTCGAGCGCCACGGCGGCACGATCCGCGCCGAGGGGCGCGAAGGCGAGGGCGCGACGTTCTACTTCACCCTGCCGTTGGAGACCGCGCGCGGGGAGTGA
- the smpB gene encoding SsrA-binding protein SmpB translates to MAKNTNNKAGKDKGKGAAGGTIALHKRARHEFHLEERFEAGLALQGWELKSIRAGRANITESYAVILHGEIYLIGSQITPLISASTHVVAEERRTRKLLLHRREIDNLIGRVQRDGYTVVPTALYWKGNKVKIEVALAKGKQTHDKREASKERDWAREKQRVMRRHNRDA, encoded by the coding sequence ATGGCTAAAAACACCAACAACAAGGCCGGCAAGGATAAAGGAAAGGGCGCCGCCGGCGGCACCATCGCGCTGCACAAGCGCGCGCGCCACGAATTCCACCTGGAGGAACGCTTCGAAGCCGGCCTGGCCCTGCAGGGCTGGGAGCTCAAGTCGATCCGCGCCGGACGGGCGAACATCACCGAAAGCTACGCCGTGATCCTGCACGGCGAGATCTACCTGATCGGCTCGCAGATCACCCCGCTGATCTCGGCCTCGACCCATGTCGTCGCCGAGGAACGCCGCACCCGCAAGCTGCTGCTGCACCGGCGCGAGATCGACAACCTGATCGGCCGGGTCCAGCGCGACGGCTACACCGTGGTGCCCACCGCGCTGTACTGGAAGGGCAACAAGGTCAAGATCGAGGTCGCCCTGGCCAAGGGCAAGCAGACCCACGACAAGCGCGAGGCCAGCAAGGAACGCGACTGGGCGCGCGAGAAGCAGCGGGTCATGCGTCGCCACAACCGCGACGCCTGA
- a CDS encoding type II toxin-antitoxin system RatA family toxin, translating to MPTIRRSALVEHSAARMFALVNDVAAYPRRFDWCEQAQILEVSEQHMVARLDLGLGALRTWFTTRNSLSPPHHIELQLVDGPFRKLGGRWEFHALDESACKVTLTLEFEPAVKLLGPALALGFQSLADRMVDDFVRVADRGAEPGAPVAGAAAT from the coding sequence ATGCCTACCATCCGCCGCTCCGCCTTGGTCGAACACTCCGCCGCGCGCATGTTCGCGCTGGTCAACGACGTGGCCGCCTATCCGCGCCGTTTCGACTGGTGCGAGCAGGCGCAGATCCTGGAAGTCTCCGAGCAGCACATGGTCGCGCGGCTGGACCTGGGCCTGGGCGCGCTGCGGACCTGGTTCACCACCCGCAACAGCCTGTCGCCGCCGCATCACATCGAGTTGCAACTGGTCGACGGCCCGTTCCGCAAGCTCGGCGGGCGTTGGGAGTTCCATGCCCTGGACGAGTCGGCGTGCAAGGTCACCCTGACCCTGGAGTTCGAGCCGGCGGTGAAGCTGCTGGGCCCGGCGCTGGCGCTGGGCTTCCAGAGCCTGGCCGACCGCATGGTCGACGACTTCGTCCGCGTCGCCGACCGCGGCGCCGAGCCCGGCGCGCCGGTGGCCGGGGCGGCGGCGACGTGA
- a CDS encoding RnfH family protein produces the protein MKIELVRAWPRRHEALTLELAEGATVAAALAAAGWQDAPETVAYAVFGVRATADTALRDGDRIELLRPLQLDPKEARRRRAADRPLKPPPKK, from the coding sequence GTGAAGATCGAGCTGGTCCGCGCCTGGCCGCGTCGCCACGAGGCCTTGACGCTGGAACTGGCCGAGGGCGCGACCGTGGCCGCGGCGCTGGCCGCCGCCGGCTGGCAGGACGCGCCTGAAACGGTCGCCTATGCGGTGTTCGGAGTGCGCGCCACGGCCGACACCGCGTTGCGCGACGGCGACCGGATCGAGTTGCTGCGGCCCTTGCAGCTCGACCCCAAGGAGGCGCGCCGGCGCCGCGCGGCCGACCGGCCGCTGAAGCCGCCGCCGAAGAAATAG
- the bamE gene encoding outer membrane protein assembly factor BamE — protein sequence MRKLLLVLSLSVLTAGCGIIYKQPIYQGNLLEKTAVDQLQTGMSKQQVQILLGTPSIEDPFHQNRWDYTSTQRLDRLGHTSRKNLTLWFENDALTKWEGDYFAEQDPEIAKASVKQFGRNLAKEKDKKRRRGS from the coding sequence ATGCGTAAGCTCCTGCTCGTCCTCTCGCTTTCCGTGCTCACCGCCGGCTGCGGCATCATCTACAAGCAGCCGATCTACCAGGGCAACCTGCTGGAAAAGACCGCGGTCGACCAGCTCCAGACCGGGATGAGCAAGCAGCAGGTGCAGATCCTGCTCGGCACCCCGTCGATCGAAGACCCGTTCCACCAGAACCGTTGGGACTACACCTCGACCCAGCGCCTGGACCGCCTCGGCCACACCTCGCGCAAGAACCTGACCCTGTGGTTCGAGAACGACGCCCTGACCAAGTGGGAAGGCGACTACTTCGCCGAGCAGGATCCGGAAATCGCCAAGGCCTCGGTCAAGCAGTTCGGCCGTAACCTGGCCAAGGAAAAGGACAAGAAGCGCCGTCGCGGCAGCTGA
- the fur gene encoding ferric iron uptake transcriptional regulator gives MESQDLRNAGLKVTHPRMRILELLEQSKPRHMTAEDIYRMLLEKGEDIGLATVYRVLTQFESAGLVLKHNFEAGQSVYELDRGHHHDHMVDIDTGKIIEFESAEIEELQRKIAAKHGYEIEEHSLVLYVRKKR, from the coding sequence ATGGAATCGCAAGACCTGCGCAACGCCGGACTCAAGGTCACCCACCCGCGGATGCGGATCCTGGAGCTGCTGGAGCAATCCAAGCCGCGCCACATGACCGCCGAAGACATCTACCGGATGCTGCTGGAAAAGGGCGAGGACATCGGTCTGGCAACGGTCTACCGCGTGCTGACCCAGTTCGAATCCGCCGGCCTGGTGCTGAAGCACAATTTCGAAGCCGGCCAGTCGGTGTACGAGCTCGACCGCGGCCACCACCACGACCACATGGTCGACATCGACACCGGCAAGATCATCGAGTTCGAAAGCGCCGAGATCGAGGAACTGCAGCGCAAGATCGCGGCCAAGCACGGCTACGAGATCGAGGAGCATTCCTTGGTGTTGTATGTGCGCAAGAAGCGCTGA